Proteins from a single region of Pyrus communis chromosome 6, drPyrComm1.1, whole genome shotgun sequence:
- the LOC137737906 gene encoding uncharacterized protein: protein MCSSCAPPSSSIFLPTYTSLLIRRRTLSPTLILLKPKSTRPRLRLSASLAQRNLDISWFPSDQSADGDYGGWEIVDSPLPRRSPGLPKFVIVGIGASLAVIVAAISHFSRSKRGFKFQITSPLHSFHGILSQGSDTESANQVALDEDAAVPEASPGTVPVVDSDNVTSAYVEKLERIIIPVAVDSTQQEALAVLKKLKIIEDDVKADELCTRREYARWLVQLNSSLERNAKHLLIPSVSLAGSIISAFDDVCVEDPDFGSIQALAEAGVIPSKLSQKSSSYDGLNGYGNINFSPERFISRQDLIDWKAHLEYDFLPGVIEKISTTTVGFMDVKGISSDAPAGLYIDMLTEESSILRKVFGQCKRLQPNKPSTKAQAAVALTSGRIAESVASELLRIKAENSARKAEMEVIRLELLDREDIQKFWDEKMNAEKAHGLEVENAYLAALQDLEQEKIFQEKNFAEMLKEKAAMDSQRHLLLSLKEEVNEMSEKLASERSTYVAEKCDLQDTLNDLETKQESMLDTKSILEAEIEAIRILRSWVEDEARKSHARAKVLEEVGQRWKWDNQAP, encoded by the exons ATGTGCTCTTCTTGTGCACCTCCTTCTTCCTCCATCTTCCTTCCCACATACACTTCCTTACTTATACGACGCCGTACTCTCTCCCCGACCCTAATTCTCTTGAAACCCAAATCTACAAGGCCCAGACTGCGCCTCTCTGCTTCGCTCGCCCAGCGAAACCTCGACATTTCATGGTTCCCATCGGACCAATCCGCCGACGGCGACTATGGCGGTTGGGAAATTGTCGATTCTCCGCTTCCCCGCAGAAGTCCAG GGTTACCTAAATTTGTGATTGTGGGCATTGGGGCTTCACTGGCGGTAATAGTTGCCGCCATTTCTCACTTTTCGCGGTCGAAAAGAG GTTTTAAGTTTCAAATTACGAGTCCATTGCATTCTTTTCACGGGATATTGAGTCAGGGATCTGATACTGAATCTGCTAACCAAGTAGCATTGGATGAGGATGCCGCGGTCCCTGAGGCAAGTCCAGGGACTGTACCTGTTGTTGATAGCGACAATGTTACTTCAG CATATGTGGAGAAGCTTGAACGCATTATAATCCCTGTTGCTGTGGATTCTACTCAACAGGAAGCTCTAGCAGTTTTGAAGAAACTGAAG ATCATTGAAGATGATGTCAAGGCTGATGAGTTGTGTACTAGAAGGGAATATGCAAGATGGCTAGTTCAATTAAACTCATCATTGGAAAG GAATGCAAAGCACCTGCTTATCCCATCAGTTTCACTTGCTGGATCCATAATTTCTGCATTTGATGATGTGTGTGTTGAAGACCCAGATTTTGGGTCCATTCAAG CTCTTGCGGAGGCTGGTGTCATTCCTAGCAAGTTATCACAGAAGAGCTCCAGTTATGACGGTCTAAATGGCTATGGAAATATCAATTTTTCACCTGAGAG GTTTATCTCTCGACAAGATCTAATTGATTGGAAAGCCCATTTAGAGTATGACTTTTTGCCAGGAGTAATAGAGAAG ATATCAACCACAACAGTAGGTTTTATGGATGTGAAAGGGATAAGTTCAGATGCACCAGCAGGACTATATATTGACATGCTGACAGAGGAAAGTAGCATACTCAGAAAAGTTTTTG GACAGTGCAAGCGGCTTCAGCCAAACAAACCTTCAACAAAAGCACAAGCAGCAGTGGCGTTGACAAGTGGCAGGATCGCGGAATCAGTTGCTTCTGAATTGTTGAGAATAAAAGCTGAAAATTCTGCAAGAAAGGCTGAGATGGAAGTTATCAGGTTAGAATTGCTTGACAGGGAAGACATACAAAAGTTTTGGGATGAGAAAATGAATGCAGAGAAAGCACATGGTCTTGAGGTGGAGAATGCTTATCTTGCTGCCCTTCAGGATTTGGAACAGGAGAAAATTTTCCAAGAAAAGAATTTTGCTGAGATGTTAAAGGAGAAGGCAGCTATGGACTCTCAGAGGCATTTACTTCTCAGTCTCAAGGAAGAGGTCAATGAGATGTCAGAAAAGCTTGCGTCTGAGAGGTCTACTTATGTTGCTGAGAAGTGTGATTTGCAGGACACGCTCAACGATTTAGAGACGAAGCAGGAAAGTATGCTTGATACGAAATCTATACTTGAAGCTGAGATAGAAGCTATTCGGATTCTTAG ATCTTGGGTAGAGGATGAAGCAAGAAAAAGCCATGCTCGTGCCAAGGTTCTTGAGGAAGTAGGACAAAGGTGGAAATGGGATAACCAGGCCCCTTGA
- the LOC137737666 gene encoding protein CHUP1, chloroplastic-like, with protein sequence MIVRLSLLVAATIAAIAARQHSIKNSGSSASTGRHSENGKANSNHQSEKEDEEQLTYSDDSLREKHKEEEEEEEEEEEEEDEEEVKLISSVFNRASDISPGDIGDEDILPEFEDLLSGEIEIPLPVNKTDTKEKDIYEAEMANNASELERLRNLVKELEEREVKLEGELLEYYGLKEQESDVDELQRQLKIKTVEIGMLNITINSLQSERKKLQEELTRGASTKKELEAARYKIKELQRQIQLDANQTKGQLLLLKQQVTNLQAKEEEAVKKDAEIEKKLKAANQLEVEVVELKRKNKELQIEKRELTIKLNAAEARVATLSNMTETEKVANVREEVNNLKHANEDLSKQVEGLQMNRFSEVEELVYLRWVNACLRYELRNYQTPQGKVSARDLNKNLSPKSREKAKHLMLEYAGSERGQGDTDLESNFSHPSSPGSEDFDNVSIDSSTSRYSSLSKKPGIMQKLKRWGKSKDDSSVRSSPARSLSGGSPSRPSMSVRPRGPLESLMIRNASDSVAITTFGKVDQENDSPQTPTLPNIRTQMSSSDSPNSVASSFQLMSKSVEGVLDEKYPAYKDRHKLALEREKQIKERAEQARVEKFGDKSSVSLSYEPRAKAEKERSVALPPKLAHIKEKAVISSNSSNQSNDGNADGNAVDPQAITKMKLAQIEKRPPRVPRPPPKASGGAPVGTIPGPPSGVPPPPPGGPPPPPPPPGGPPRPPPPPGSLPKGASGGDKVHRAPELVEFYQSLMKREAKKDTSSLISSSSNVSDARSNMIGEIENKSSFLLAVKADVEAQGDFVMSLAAEVRAASFTNIEDLVAFVNWLDEELSFLVDERAVLKHFDWPEGKVDALREAAFEYQDLMKLEKQVSTFVDDPKLPCEAALKKMYSLLEKVEQSVYALLRTRDMAISRCKEFGIPVDWLLDSGVVGKIKLSSVQLARKYMKRVASELDALSGPEKEPNREFILLQGVRFAFRVHQFAGGFDAESMKAFEELRGRVHGQTEETNQES encoded by the exons ATGATAGTCAGGTTAAGCCTCCTGGTTGCTGCTACCATTGCAGCGATTGCAGCAAGGCAGCACAGCATAAAAAACTCTGGTTCATCAGCCTCAACTGGCAGGCATTCAG AAAATGGTAAAGCAAACAGTAACCATCAAAGCGAGAAGGAAGACGAAGAGCAACTTACATATTCTGATGATAGCCTCAGAGAAAAGCAT aaagaagaagaagaagaggaggaggaggaggaggaggaagaagacgaagaagaggTTAAGTTAATTAGCAGCGTATTTAACCGTGCTAGTGATATTTCACCTGGTGATATCGGAGATGAAGATATTTTACCTGAATTTGAAGATCTTTTATCTGGGGAGATTGAAATCCCATTACCTGTTAACAAGACAGATACAAAAGAGAAAGACATATATGAAGCTGAGATGGCAAATAATGCAAGTGAGCTGGAACGGTTGCGTAATCTGGTAAAGGAATTGGAGGAAAGAGAAGTAAAGCTTGAAGGTGAATTACTTGAGTACTATGGATTGAAGGAACAAGAATCAGACGTTGATGAATTACAACGGCAACTCAAGATTAAGACAGTGGAGATTGGCATGCTCAATATTACTATTAACTCTCTGCAGTCTGAGAGGAAGAAGCTTCAAGAAGAGCTTACACGGGGAGCTTCCACCAAGAAGGAGCTAGAGGCAGCCAGGTACAAAATCAAGGAATTGCAGAGGCAGATTCAGCTCGATGCTAACCAGACAAAAGGCCAGTTACTGTTGCTCAAACAACAAGTTACTAATTTACAGGCAAAAGAGGAAGAAGCCGTCAAGAAAGATGCTGAAATTGAAAAGAAGCTGAAAGCTGCGAATCAATTAGAGGTGGAAGTCGTGGAGCTTAAGAGAAAGAACAAAGAACTGCAAATCGAAAAGAGAGAACTAACTATTAAGTTGAATGCTGCTGAAGCAAGAGTAGCAACCCTCTCCAACATGACGGAG ACTGAAAAGGTTGCTAATGTAAGAGAGGAGGTTAATAATTTAAAGCATGCGAATGAGGACCTATCGAAGCAGGTGGAAGGTCTTCAAATGAATAGGTTCAGCGAAGTTGAAGAGCTAGTGTACCTCCGTTGGGTAAATGCATGCTTGAGGTATGAGCTCCGGAACTATCAGACACCCCAAGGAAAGGTATCAGCTCGTGATCTAAACAAGAATCTGAGCCCCAAATCGCGGGAGAAGGCCAAACATCTGATGTTGGAGTATGCAGGATCAGAACGTGGGCAAGGGGATACAGATCTTGAGAGCAACTTCTCTCATCCGTCCTCCCCTGGAAGTGAAGATTTTGACAATGTTTCTATTGATAGTTCCACGAGTCGATATAGTAGTCTCAGCAAGAAACCTGGGATAATGCAAAAGCTGAAAAGGTGGGGGAAAAGCAAAGACGATTCTAGTGTTCGTTCATCACCAGCTAGATCTTTGTCTGGAGGCTCTCCAAGTAGACCAAGTATGAGCGTTCGACCAAGGGGTCCGCTGGAATCCTTGATGATAAGGAATGCAAGCGACAGTGTTGCCATCACCACATTTGGAAAGGTGGATCAGGAAAATGACTCCCCTCAAACTCCCACTCTTCCGAACATTAGAACACAGATGTCTTCTAGCGACTCACCTAATTCTGTGGCATCATCTTTCCAGTTGATGTCGAAGTCAGTTGAAGGAGTTTTAGATGAGAAATATCCTGCTTACAAAGACCGGCATAAGTTGgccttagagagagagaagcaaatTAAGGAAAGGGCAGAGCAAGCAAGGGTAGAGAAGTTTGGTGACAAATCAAGTGTAAGTTTGAGCTACGAGCCCAGAGCCAAGGCTGAAAAGGAGAGATCAGTAGCTTTACCACCAAAACTTGCCCATATCAAGGAAAAGGCAGTTATTTCTAGCAATTCAAGCAACCAAAGTAATGATGGTAACGCAGATGGTAATGCTGTTGATCCTCAAGCAATAACCAAGATGAAACTTGCCCAAATTGAGAAAAGGCCTCCTCGGGTACCTCGCCCGCCTCCTAAGGCATCTGGAGGTGCCCCTGTTGGTACAATTCCCGGTCCCCCAAGTGGAGTACCACCTCCTCCACCTGGTGgcccaccgccaccgccaccaccacctgGTGGACCACCTCGTCCACCACCTCCACCAGGAAGCCTGCCTAAGGGGGCAAGCGGTGGTGATAAAGTACACCGTGCTCCTGAGCTGGTTGAATTCTATCAGTCATTGATGAAACGTGAAGCAAAGAAGGATACATCGTCTTTAATATCTTCATCATCTAATGTATCCGATGCGAGGAGCAATATGATTGGGGAGATTGAGAATAAATCATCATTCCTTTTAGCT GTGAAAGCTGATGTAGAAGCTCAAGGTGATTTTGTCATGTCGTTGGCAGCAGAAGTTCGAGCAGCTTCCTTCACAAACATAGAAGATCTTGTAGCATTTGTGAACTGGCTAGATGAAGAGCTCTCCTTCTTG GTTGACGAAAGGGCTGTCCTCAAGCACTTTGATTGGCCTGAAGGAAAAGTGGATGCGCTAAGAGAAGCAGCTTTTGAGTACCAAGACTTGATGAAATTGGAGAAGCAAGTCTCCACTTTTGTTGATGATCCCAAACTCCCATGTGAAGCTGCTCTGAAGAAGATGTATTCGTTGCTTGAGAA gGTGGAACAGAGTGTATATGCTCTCTTGCGTACAAGAGACATGGCTATTTCACGGTGCAAGGAGTTTGGAATTCCAGTCGATTGGTTATTGGATTCAGGGGTTGTCGGCAAG ATCAAGCTCTCATCTGTGCAATTGGCAAGAAAGTATATGAAACGTGTAGCTTCGGAACTTGATGCATTGAGTGGACCTGAGAAGGAACCAAACAGAGAGTTTATACTACTTCAAGGCGTGCGTTTTGCTTTCCGAGTTCATCAG TTTGCTGGAGGCTTTGATGCAGAGAGCATGAAGGCGTTCGAAGAGCTAAGGGGCCGTGTCCATGGACAAACAGAAGAAACTAATCAGGAATCATGA
- the LOC137736630 gene encoding clavaminate synthase-like protein At3g21360, producing MEPFTKDFKVGECEGQKVVDGETMPLVLQPPAPENNDVESLILALQKNKDWFDQMLVKNSAILLRGFNVQNAEEFNDIIETFGWDDIRYVGPAPRTHVHKRVWTANEGPLSEFIYYHHEMVLIKEYPKKVILFCEIPPPEGGQTPFVPSFRVTERMLEEFPEAVEELDASGLKYTFTAPSKNSTGSMRGRGWEDTFATSVRAEAEKKANALGMDVEWLADGGIKTILGPRSLTKVFEGRKGRRMWFNTMVGMHGKEISSALMADGTEIPAELVNRCEQIIEEESVQFKWEKGDVLFLDNLALLHGRRPSLAPRRVLVATCK from the exons atggAGCCCTTCACCAAAGACTTCAAAGTAGGAGAGTGCGAAGGCCAGAAGGTAGTGGATGGTGAGACCATGCCACTGGTGCTGCAGCCTCCAGCACCCGAAAACAACGATGTGGAGTCACTTATTTTGGCTCTTCAGAAGAACAAGGACTGGTTTGATCAGATGCTTGTCAAGAACAGCGCTATCCTTCTCCGAGGTTTCAATGTGCAGAACGCTGAGGAGTTCAACGACATCATAGAAACCTTCGGTTGGGATGATATTCGCTATGTAGGACCGGCGCCAAGAACTCATGTGCACAAGCGAGTTTGGACTGCAAATGAAGGACCTCTCTCAGAGTTCATATACTATCACCATGAGATGGTCTTG ATTAAGGAATATCCCAAAAAGGTCATCCTATTCTGTGAGATACCTCCACCAGAAGGCGGACAGACCCCATTTGTTCCGAGCTTCCGAGTGACGGAGAGGATGCTGGAGGAGTTCCCGGAAGCTGTGGAAGAATTGGATGCAAGTGGCTTGAAATACACCTTCACAGCACCAAGTAAGAACAGCACAGGTTCTATGAGGGGCAGGGGTTGGGAGGATACTTTTGCCACATCAGTCCGTGCAGAAGCTGAAAAAAA GGCTAATGCTTTAGGCATGGACGTCGAGTGGCTAGCAGATGGGGGAATCAAGACGATATTAGGACCGAGGTCGCTGACGAAGGTGTTTGAAGGAAGAAAAGGGAGGAGAATGTGGTTCAACACGATGGTTGGCATGCATGGGAAGGAGATCAGCTCGGCCCTGATGGCGGACGGGACCGAGATTCCGGCAGAGCTGGTGAACAGATGTGAGCAGATAATCGAAGAAGAAAGCGTCCAGTTTAAGTGGGAGAAGGGTGATGTTCTCTTCCTCGATAACCTGGCTTTGCTTCATGGAAGAAGGCCTTCTCTTGCTCCCAGAAGAGTCTTGGTTGCCACATGCAAGTAG
- the LOC137738212 gene encoding probable transmembrane ascorbate ferrireductase 4, giving the protein MATVTPSLVPLLFFARISGLAVAALVIFWAFSFKSSFLPHSSPQEHQVLIYSALHPLFMVIGFILISGEAILIHRWLPGSRSLKKSVHLCLQGMALASGIVGIWTKFQGKKGIVANFYSLHSWMGLICILLFGAQWLMGFLSFWHRGEVRSVRLRVLPWHIFLGLYTYGLAVATAETGLLEKLTFLQTKRNVSKHCTESMVVNSLGLGLALVSGFVILAAVSPKYQALQSKLIYSSDSKKSMSS; this is encoded by the exons ATGGCGACAGTCACACCTTCACTAGTTCCACTCCTCTTCTTTGCCAGAATCTCAGGGCTTGCAGTTGCAGCTCTGGTCATTTTCTGGGCTTTCTCCTTCAAGTCCAGCTTCCTTCCTCACTCTTCcccacaagaacaccaagtccTCATCTATTCA GCTCTTCATCCTCTGTTCATGGTCATTGGGTTTATTCTCATTAGTGGAGAAG CAATTTTGATCCATAGGTGGTTGCCTGGTTCAAGGAGTTTGAAGAAATCAGTGCATTTGTGTCTTCAAGGCATGGCTTTGGCTTCTGGGATAGTTGGGATTTGGACTAAATTTCAAGGGAAGAAGGGCATTGTGGCTAATTTCTATAGTTTGCATTCTTGGATGGGGTTGATCTGCATCCTCTTGTTTGGAGCTCAG TGGTTGATGGGGTTCCTGAGCTTCTGGCATCGAGGGGAAGTGCGCTCGGTGAGGCTAAGGGTGTTGCCGTGGCACATCTTCCTTGGACTCTACACGTACGGTCTGGCCGTGGCAACTGCAGAAACGGGGCTTTTGGAGAAGTTGACATTCTTACAAACGAAGAGGAATGTGTCTAAACACTGTACCGAGTCGATGGTTGTGAATAGTTTGGGACTGGGGCTGGCATTGGTCAGCGGCTTTGTAATTTTGGCTGCAGTGTCGCCTAAATACCAAGCCCTTCAAAGTAAACTCATTTACTCATCAGACAGCAAAAAGTCCATGTCTTcttaa
- the LOC137736350 gene encoding uncharacterized protein → MKLQVPSSPSLSNSAYSLAISVSLARFPKSSSESSKGGSTEGPRRKTNRHHYKVELFFEVIDFQLTELDDRFDETNTELLICLACLSPNDSFVAFDKEQLVHLAQIYPEDFTDRERSVLQDQLDIYIHFVRSDNDFSQLRGINELAKKMMDKGLHRTFAYVYLLVQLALVLSVPTASVERAFSAMNIIKGPLRNKMRDQWFE, encoded by the exons ATGAAACTACAAGtgccttcttctccttctctttcaaACTCAGCTTATTCTTTGGCAATCAGCGTCTCACTTGCCCGTTTTCCGAAATCATCTTCAGAGTCTTCCAAAGGCGGATCCACAGAGGGACCTAGAAG AAAGACCAATCGTCATCATTACAAAGTGGAGCTCTTTTTTGAGGTCATTGATTTCCAACTTACAGAATTAGATGATCGCTTCGATGAAACAAATACCGAATTGCTTATTTGCTTGGCATGTTTAAGTCCAAATGATTCATTTGTAGCTTTTGATAAAGAGCAGCTTGTTCACCTTGCTCAAATTTATCCTGAAGATTTCACAGATCGAGAGAGATCGGTACTTCAAGATCAACTTGATATTTACATTCATTTTGTGCGTTCTGATAATGATTTTTCTCAATTGCGGGGGATTAATGAGCTTGCTAAGAAAATGATGGATAAAGGGTTGCATCGAACatttgcatatgtatatttGCTTGTTCAGTTGGCTTTGGTTTTATCGGTTCCAACTGCTTCAGTGGAGAGGGCATTTTCCgctatgaatatcattaagggTCCACTTCGCAACAAAATGAGAGATCAATGGTTTGAGTGA